tgtgtgtaacccgacttttctctctagctgcccttaacattttttccttcatttcaactttggtgaatctgacaattatgtgtcttggagttgctcttcgtgaggagtatctttgtggtgttctctgtatctcctgaatttgaatgttggcctgccttactaggttggggaagttctcctggatgatatcctgcagagtgttttccaacttggttccattttccccatcacaatatattatttcacataatcccatacttcttggaggctttgttcatttctttttagtcttttttctccacacttctcttcttggttcatttcattcatttgatcttcaatcactgatactctttcttccagttgatagagttggttactgaagcttgtgcatttgtcatgtagttctcgtgttatggttttcatctctatcagttcttttaaggtcttctctgcattgattattctagttatccattcatccattcttttttcaaggtttttagtttctttgcactggttacgtagttcctcctttaactctgagaagtttgatcgactgaagccttcttctctcaactcatcaaagtcattcttcatccagctttgttccatttctggcaatgagctgcattcctttggagggggagatgtgctctgattttttgaatttccagcttttctgcactgcttttcccccatctttgtggttttatctgcctttggtctttgatgctggtgacgtactgatggggttttggtgtgggtgtcctttctgcttgttggttttccttctaacagtcaagaccctcagctgtaggtctgttggagtttgcttgaggtccactccagaccctgtttgcctgggtatcagcagcggaggctgcagaagatagaatattgctgaacagcgagtgttgctgtctgattcttgctctggaagcttcatctcaggggtgtaccctgctgtgtgaggtgtgaggtgttggtctgcacctagtgggagatgtctccaagttaggctactcaggggtcagggacccacttgagcaggtagtctTTCCGTTCTtcgatctcaacctctgtgctgggagacccactgctctcttcaaatctatcagacaggggcatttacctctgccgtggtttctgctgctttttgtttatctatgccctgtccccagaggaggagtctacagaggcaggccagcctccttgagctgcggtgggctccacccaattcgagcttcccagtggctttgtttacccacttaagccttggcaatggcaggcgcccctctcccagcctcgctgccaccttgcagttagatttcagactgctgtgctagcaatgagggaggctccgtgggtgtgggaccctctgggccaggtgtgggatataatctcctggtgtgccggtttgctaagacccttggtaaagtgcagtattagggtgggagttacccgattttccaggtgtcgtgtgtctcagtttcccttggctaggaaaagggattcccttcccccttgtgcttcccaggtgaggtgatgcctcgccctgcttcagctctcgctggttgggctgcaccagctgaccagcaccaatagTCCGCCACTCCCCAGTGAGacgaacccggtacctcagttgaaaatgcagaaatcacccatcttctgtgtcactcacgctgggaggtggaggctggagctgttcctattcagccatcttgggcacgttccatgccacattttcttaattcagtctatcgttgatgggcatttgggttggttccacatctttgctattgtaaatagtgctgcaataaagatacatgtgcatgtgcctttatagtaaaatgatttgtaatcctttgggtatatacccagtaatggaattatTGGGACAAATggaatttctggttctagatccttgaggaagcaccacactgtcttccacaatggttgaactaatttgcactcccaccaacagtgtagaagtgctcctatttctccacatcctcaccagcatctcttgtttcctgactgtttaattatcgccattctaactggtgtgagatggtatctcattgtggttttgatttgcatttctcttgtgaccagtgatgatgcgttttttttttttcatatgtttgttggctgcataaatgtcttcttttgagaagcgtctgttcatatcctttgcctactttttgatgctgttgttttttcttgtaaattagtttaagttcCTTTGAGATTCTGtatattacacctttgtcagatagatagattgcaaaaaatttctccaattctgtaggttgcctgttcatgctgatgatagttgcttttgttgtgaagaagttctttagtttaattagatctcatttatcaattttggcttttgttgccattgcttttggtgttttagacatgaagtctttgcccatgcctatgtcctgattgGTGttgcctaggatttcttctagggttttcatggttttaggttttacatttaagtctttaatccatcttgcgttgatttttgtatgaggtgtaaggaagggatccagtttcagctttctgcatatggttagtcagttttcccagcaccatttattaaatagggtacCCATTcctcattgcttctttttgtcaggtttgtcaaagattagatggttgtagatgtgtggtgttatttctgaggcctctgttttgttccattggtctatatctctgttttggtgccagtaccatgatgttttggttgctgtagcattgtagtatagtttgaagtcaggtagcatgatgcctccagctttgttccttttgcttaggattgtcttggcaatgcgggctcttttttggtttcgtatgaaatttaaagtagtttttctctaattatgtgaagaaagttgatggtagcttgatggaatagcattgaatctataaattactttgggcagtatggccattttcacaacgttgattcttcttatccatgagcatggatttatttgccatttgtttgtgtcctctcttctttcattgagcagtggtttgtagttctccttaaagaggtccttcacatcccttgtaagttatattcctgggtattttattctctttctagcaattatgaatgggagttcgctcattatttggctctttgcttgtctgtaattggtgtataggagtgcttgtgatttttgcacactgattttgtatcctgagactttgctgaagtttcttctCAGCTTCAGCAGATTTTGGGCTGAGgggatggggttttctaaatatacaatcatgtcatctgcaaacagagacaatttgacatcctctcttcctatttgaataccctttatttctttctcttgcctaattgccccgGGCAGAACTTCCaattctatgttgaataggattgatgagagagggcattctcCCCTTTTTCGTCTGGGGAAAAATTCTCatccttgggggaaaaaaacgcAGTAGCGTCTTTGTGCTTAATTGTAATATCATAGTGCCATCTGGTGACCATATGGAACGACTGCATTATCTGCAAGGGATATTTCATGTCTAATAAAAATCTACAACATGTAAATCTCTAGTGTGTTCTGGGTTAATGTTATAGGGACAGACAGTGAGGGCTGGACTTGAGAACTGTTCTCCTGAGCTATCCCTTTGGAGATCCCTCCCCTGGTCAGGCACTTTTTcatggcagaaagaaaaataagaattttcccCTTTACCCACCCTAAGATGGGCAGATGGCAGTTTGTATAAGCAAATGAGTGAAGTCTTCACACATCCCTTTGGCTCTAAGGAAGATGCTGGGAAAGGGTAGTTGGTATTTTGTCTTGTTGAGAGATCTGCCCTTGAAAGATTTGGCTGCTGTACCTATGGCCTCGAGTCCAATCCCAAATAGGAGTTTCAAACTCAAGTAACTCCGAATAGCACCCAGCTGCTAAATATGAAATAAAGGCCCCTCTTCATTCTTCCAACTACCCCAGCATGCAAAGAACTGTACCATCAGAGTGTAGCCAGGGCCTTTGAATCCATCACACTTTTACCTGAGCTCAGATTTCGTGAAGTACTCCAGCCCCTACCTCCAGTGGCTTTGAAACAATTCTTAACAGATGTTCACTCTTGCCATCCATCCCATGCCATCAATTCAAGTCAAGACTGGTCAATGTATTGAATATGAACTTTATTGTGATTTGGTTTATGTAAGGCAGTGTAGTGAAGGCACTGCAGAAGTTAAACAGACTGGAAAACATGGTAAAAAATGAGCGAGCTAAAAATGAATGCTTGCTGGACTAGGCTAAGTACTACAACtatgtttctttttcatcattgCAGAAGCGTTGAAATATTGTTGAAGGTGGGGGTTTGGGGTGGAATtagggaaggcttcatggaggaggtggcatttatACTGGGCTTTGAAGGAAGGGCAGAACGTTGATAGGTTAAGATAGAGGGAAGAATATTTCATAGTGACTGACTCTAGAGAAAATTCTGTAGAAGTACTGAAAAATGAGAGGGCAAACAAACACCCCCAGCGAGTGAAGCATCCCAACTGAGAGAAAAGTCTGAGGAGTCTGGGCTGGGACCAAAGTCTCAAGTCCCCAGATGGAGTCTTCAGTACAAATGATATTAGGAGGCACAGGACAATGGGCTTGTTTGTAAACCTAGCAGCAGCGAGAGGTTTCACATTGCAGTCAGGGGCCCCAAACTGGCTGTACTATGTCTGGATGAATTCTCTCATCTTTTAGGTGTGTATGGTACTTACTTATCTTTCCTCTTGCCCACTGACTGCCTAAACGGTAGTTCGTGCGCGCCCATGTGCGCGTGTGTGAGTGTAGGTGTGTGTAGATGGGTGGGGGACCGAGGCTTTGTCTCCCACTGCAGCTTCTTCCACTTTTCCTTCTGGCTTCCATTGAGCTGAAGCTCAGGCCCTTCTCACTGTCTAGGACTCATTGAACTCCAGCTCTTGATTAAGCACCTAGGAAGCTTTCTCAACATGAAGGTAAAATTTACTGTGGGGGCTGACTTGGTTGAGGGCAGGACTACACTTTccggaggtggtgatggtggtaagtggtggtggtggtggtggtggtcgtggttggtggtggtggcagtggtagcTGTAAGGGTTGGGGACTTAAAGCCGGCTCTGGCTGCTGGGTGAAATGCTGCTGGGAAGTCTATAGTGTTCAGTCAGGAGATAGGATGTCAGGCTAGACCAGCTTGGCCTTGATCAgccctcctccttcctcaacATGCCCTACAGGAGAGATATATCGAACAACTGAAAACATCACAGACATCTGTAGGGTGTTCAGCCTCTTGTTATTGTCCTGCTTGAATCTCACCCCCGGAAGCCTCAGAGATCCTTTCTTGGCAAAGGTGTATGATGTCTAGATAGGACTGTCGCCTCCCCATGTCCAGCTGCTGGAGGTATATAGGTTATGTTGCTACTGATGCTACTTGGATTGGGAAGTATGGGGAATTTATCAGAAGAGAGGAAAGTTAATTATTGTGAATCTCATTCTTTCTAAAGATTGTGAATCTTAACTAAGACCTGGCAcctgacagaaaataaaagggtGGCAAGCTCTGTCAGGATTCTCTGGGATTGGAGATTTAGAGCTCAGTGAGATCATCGCTGGAAATAACCTTGAAACTGATGTGGCCTTGCTTGACTTTTGCAGTTGGACCACCCTTCTTACGCAGGTACAGAGACTTCAGATCACGGCAGTCGCTGGGGTCAGCATCCAGAGTAACCTGCCCCAAGAACTGATCACAGAATTTTCGGCTGTTCCAGACCTGGAAAGACAAATGAAGGGAGTGAAGATGAGAAGCCCTCAGTGAGATTAACCTTTGCCCAGTGACATTCAGATCTAATGCTGAGCTTcaaaagatttgttttaaaaccaAGAGACCATTCTATCCGTTCCTGAAAGCCCATCAGCTGAGGGAAGGATATCTCAAAGAATATAGGTGAAAAGCCAGAAAACGGAATCTCCGGTTTGTTCTTGACCTGTGGGATGGTTACCTAAAGGCTGCTGGTCAGGCGTATTAAGTCAGAAAAACTGCCAGACTGCAGTGATTCATCCTGACCTAGCCATGTTGAGGGTCCTCTGAACTGGCATATGCTTCCCTCCATGGGATTTTATGATACGTGTGTTAACATGTGTACTGGTGAGCATGTGGACTTTTGCCcacaattaaataaatggaagagagGAGATTTAGGATGGATGGTAATAAGGAAGTCAGTGTCCATGCTTGGTGAGAAGAGTTTTTGAGtataaaagaaaccaaaaaatatgATAATTCTTGTTCTGCATCCTAAACATACATAAGGTACTTGGGATCATCTAGTATCTGGTACAGAGTATGAGCCTTTCTGGGGACCCCTGTACACACTCTTACCTGTACTATAATAGGAATGTCAGTGGTCCTTCTGTAGAAAATGGCCTGGGTGTCAAAAATGGCATGAACTGTATTCTTCTGGACAGGAGAACGGACTTCCTCCTTTCCACATTTGATGACCAAATATGGGTTTACAGCTGGAACAAAGTGACATGTTTTTAACACAGCAATTAAAGTTCCTTTTCTAGATAGACAAGAAGGTATCTCAGTAAGCCAGTCCTGGGACTTTCAGCATAGCACCTGAGCACCGGAATGACTGAGATTCAACACTTTTATTCccacttccctttctttttccatattttgtatAGGAATATGAAAATGAATCTATTGTAGGCCTTGCCTGAAGTTGACATCCCATCCTCTGCCATGATTGCCATCCATTCCCAACTTCTCTAGACTGAAAATATTGCTGGAGAAAATAATTTGTGATCATATTTTCTAACTTATGTGCTATAAATGCAACTGAATTTTGCTTTCCCAGACATTCCTGCCATTCTTACTTTCATTGGCATACTTCTTCTCCAGGTCCTCAGCACTATGAACAGTGATCTGAGTAACTACTTTCGGGTAGCCACGAGCCAAGTTCCAGCAGGACATTTTGGGCATGTCCAGAGTCAGTTCCCtagaacatcaaaaataaaatattttcatcatatgATAAACATCCTTTGATGAAGTAAGTCCACCAAAGCAGACATCATTGCTGAAAAGCATGAGACATTGTATGACTTAGCCCATTCTTCCTCAGATATggcttatatatattttgagcatgctttcctttctcctttctttaagGGCCAGGAGATAAAGATCAAAGTAGGCAGGGCTGGGACAAAAAGGTGGCTTTGGTGACCCAGCACTCAGAACATAATAGAAGAGCAGGGAGGAGTGCCATCTGCTTAAGAAAAGAGGGTATCAGccagaaaacagaagacaaaatttGATGTGGAAGAACTTAGACTATAGGCCTGTTCCTCTTTAAGGGTAGCTCAGAGCTCTAAAGTTCAGACCTTCACTGGGGAATTTCCCCCAACCTctctttgagaaatatttttaccACCATGATTTCAGTGAATCAAGTCTGATTTAAACAAGTTGTCCCATCGAACATCTGAAGAGGGGAGATGGGTGAAGGGGTTCAGGATTGGAGGTAAAGCAAAGAACAGGGGTTTGAGGGCTTGCGAAGGAAACTGAACCTGAGCTGGACAGGCACTTCAGAGAAGATTCTCAGGAGAAACTCGCTGGTGCGACCATGCTGGAACATGGTTGGGACAAGCACATAGTTGCCCTTCTTCAGGTACTTGCTCAGAAATACTGTGCGAGTGTCAATATAGGTGGAAGTCCCAGCACGCTCCTGGATGTAGAGGTGGTGGAGGCGGAATTTGCGGTTCATCTCCACCTGGAAATGAAATAGGGTAAAATATTCAATTCCACTCAAATCGTGGTTTTTGTAtcctccattttctttatccctagGCCTTTCATTCTTCCCCTACCCCTAAATCATcttaatttttactttgtttgcCTCCATTCTCTCTGCTCCAAATTTTTACCTTGAAGAGCTCAAAGCCAATGATGTAATTGTCAGGTCTTCCCATTCGGCGGTAAGTGCGCAGGTCCTTCTGCTGCAGTGACATAATAACCTTGTGCCCATCCTCAGGCACGGTGAAGATGTACTAAGGGAAAGAGGCCACCAAAGAGGTGAGTTAGAATTCCCATTTCAGATGAGCCAGCTTAAATTTCACGGAAGAAAGCTTGTCATTGGGAAGCAGAGCCTTGAGTTATTTTCTGGGCTTTGATATTGATCAGACAACAAGGTCTTGGATAATTCATTGACTTGCTAAGTGTATACCATTAACATTTGCTTCTTTCTATGTCATTCAGCATGTGTTGAGGGACAACTTTATTCTTAGCCTTTGACGCCAAAGAGAATATGCTTTGTTCTAATAAGTTATTGgtaaattattgtattattattattgttgttgttattatccCTTCGTATTTAAATGCCATTTATAGAAAAAGTCTGgaatccataaagacagaaagggTTTTCATTTGACTCAACCTGACACTACAGCATCACCCTGGGCTAGCCTCCTATTGCCATCCAGACTTATGGCCTGTGGAAGAGCTGGATCCACTTCCTTGGAGAATTGATGTTTTGCTACTGCCACTTTAAGGAAGCTACAAGCCTGTGTCAGACTTTCCAAACATCATCTGGGGAATCACGGTGCTATTAGGAGACAAAACTAAAAGGCATCAgattttcctctctgtctctgtctccattcctctctccctttAGAAGGAAACATGAaacagctattcgggaggctaaggcagaaggatcccttgatcccaggaattcaagggtgcagtgaactgtgatcctgccactgcactccagtctgggcaacaaagtgagatcccatctctaaaatgacggaaagaaggaaggaagaaaggaaggaaggaaggaaggaaggaagggaggaaggaaagaagaaaaaacagattcAGAACTAAGGCCCCTAAGTTCAATCCTGTACATACATATAGAGTGAAGCCATTTTCCCAGCTTAGTATATATGCCTAATACTTGAAACATTTCCAGAGCTGTAAATGGGGGTGAGGTGGTGTGTGGCAGGGGAGATaggagatttcttttctttaggaacaATTAAAATGGAAAGGGTGGAAGAGCAGTATGAGTTAGGTGAATCAGCCCACTAGTCTCGGCATTCTCCTAAATGCCTGACCAATGAGATCCATGGAAAGACAAGACACACCCATGTCCAGTGAGGCAGCAATATAGGCAGAATTCTTGTTTTCTATGAGTTAGCTCATCAGCACATTTTGAGATGAAACCATCCAGGTTATTATAGATTCAGGCTTTAGATGTTTGGGTTTTTTACTCTGGACTTGACCCTGCTGTGTCACCTGGAATAGCACTGTAATGGGAGATGGATGGGATGGAGTCATTGACAGGGCAATGATTCAAATCCTGGGAAAAATGACCTGGATCTAGATGATAAAATGGAGGCATAATAATGGGGTTCAAAAGCGTCATCTGCATTATAAAGAGGAAGAATATAGTAAATGTGCACCCCAGAGAACAGCTGGGCAGTAAAGCGAAATGAGGAAGAATTGAGAGAACATCTCAAAGCAGATCTTCTCTCTCCAATGTGGGACCATCACAAGGAAGCAGGGATTGTCAAAGAGCCATACCAGGCGATATGGCCAGAAGAGAGGCAGCCAGAGGAGGTGATTCAGATTTGATAATGCTGCCAAAGTCTGTCTCTGCAAAAAGGCATAGTCTGCTGTAGTTTACAAGCACCTGAGACAATCCCTAGGGATCCTGGTTAATGAATATTACACGATAACTGCAAATGGAAGACTTGATGCTAAAGAAATACTCCAGAGATGACCAAAGCAAGATCTGAGTTCCTATTGACTGGATAACTTGGAGGCAAATAAAGTAATTGACTCAAACCTGGGGATTCTGCAGGAAGGTATCACGGTTGTTATAGCAGCCTCCTGAGCGGTTCATCAGGGGATCATCATCCACAGTCCAGCATCCCAACACCGATTCCAGCTCCTTTCGGCCAAAAATAGGGTTGTTCACATTGCGGCAGACATTCAGTTTGTGAAAGTTGCGGCAAAAGTCCTCCAAGCTCATCCTGAATGGAAGGAGCACAGGAAAAAGATAAAGATGGTATTTAATACTTAACACTGTAGTTCCATGTGGAAGCCCCAATTCCCTTAGTGCAGAAACCGCTCCTCACCAAAACTCTCCATCATCAGACATAACAAGCCCCAGGTTTTTGCGATCTCCTGCAGTCAGTTGCTGCCACTCTTCAGAACTGAaagcaaatagaaagaaagaaaaaaaaaaagataaaccattATGTTTGCCATTGACTTCTTGTAGTAAGCAGGATGCCAGAGAAACAGAATGCATGAGAATCAGTCCTGCTTTATTTCATCTGTGGCTGGGTCACAGACCCCATGCCTGACAAGAGCCCACAGATGTCACTGAGCACTGAGAGCACACTAGCAGTCTGGAGGGATGGATCTGGGAGAACTACAGGGCTTTGGAGATGTAGCTGTGAAAGTGGAATGCAACTCACATTTCACTCCAGGGGCCACTCCATTCCTGTCTTCCCAAGGGGTTTCTCAGGCGAATCATATACAGCTTCTCAGCACTGAAGACTTCCACAAGTCTCTCTCCAAGACGAATTTTGCGAATATCAGTCATGGTGTAGGTATGGCCCTTCAGCAGCCCCCAATCAGTTTCAACTTCTTGCTCCTCCTGATTGGGAGACTGAGAGCAAAGAAAGATATATAAAGGCACAGAAACTGGGAGACCCAGTCCTGATCCCCCTTCTTCATTAATTGGCTTAACCCAGTAGGATTGAAGCTAGTTCTCACACAGATGGAAATTTCATCCTGACACCCAACTTGAAACAAAAGCAGTAGAGATAAAGAATGTAATATAACAACTCAAACAAGTCAGATTCAGACTATCCACTGTAGTACATTAATATGAACTGACAAAATTTGATGGGGCAGATTCATTTATTGAACAAGCAGCCATAACCTCAAGATCTAGAAGCAGAGACAGGAGGAATAATTTAGCAGAGGCTACTGACACCAGCCTGGATGCTGCATTGGTTCCACGTCGAATGACTGGtacaaaaggataaaaaattaaaacacctcAACTTCTACACCAGGACAAAATGTGTATCTTAGCTTTCCAAGTACCATTAATAGTTTTTCATGGGTCTTTGGGTTAAGGGCGAATTTCCCTACTAAATTTTGTAGTCTCTTCTGCCAGGAATGAGTATACAGTGGTTGTTTTTCATAAGTACAAACCTCAATGGAACAGCAGATCAGACCGCCTTTGGTAAATGTTTTGTACAGTTCTCCGAATAGCTTGTACTTCTCTTCAACAAGCTCAGTGTATCTTCCTTTCTGCATGTCAACAGTTTCAGCCAATGTGCCCGTGAAGTCCACAATAATATCAGTGATGGTCAAACCATCCAGGGCCTCATAACAGCCTAGCAGCCTGAGGGCAAGTATGCAAGGTTATCTTTGTAAAATTGTTTTTCCAGGTCAAGAACATAATACTCTAAAGAGTCAGAACATTCCCTGCCTAGACTTTACCAGATGGCTTTTCTCTAGGTATGAAATgagatattttttgaaattatattcagAAATTTCTAGGCTTAGGCTATGTTGATCAGGGACAGTCTATGCAAAAACTTCTTTCTATGGGGAGAtattagataaagaaaaaaagaagtgataatGCCATGTGATCTGCAGATAGCAGCAGGAAAGGATACCTGGGAGCAGGTAAGAGTTTAAATGGAGACAAGAACCTCTGATTTCTCTCTCATCTAAGATTTCTGACAGCCAGGCCCAAGTGCAAAACAATGCCTTAGTTCTGACTGACATCTTACCCAACTTAAACTCCAGGGTTGGGCTTGGAGAGAATGAGCTCCCAAAGACAAATGCGGCTTTCCTTTCCTCATGTACCCTGACAGCAGACTAGTCAATCCCCTCCTTACTTTGCATAAGCTTTTTCCAGCAGAGCATTCCAAAACTCATTCATGGAGGTGGAAAAAGAGAAGACCAGATCTCCATTAATGGTGGGCAACAAGTCAT
This portion of the Macaca thibetana thibetana isolate TM-01 chromosome X, ASM2454274v1, whole genome shotgun sequence genome encodes:
- the CAPN6 gene encoding calpain-6 — translated: MGPPLKLFKNQKYQELKQECVKDSRLFCDPTFLPENDSLFYNRLLPGKVVWKRPQDICDDPRLIVGNISNHQLTQGRLGHKPMVSAFSCLAVQESHWTKTIPNHKEQEWDPQKTDKYAGIFRFRFWHFGEWTEVVIDDLLPTINGDLVFSFSTSMNEFWNALLEKAYAKLLGCYEALDGLTITDIIVDFTGTLAETVDMQKGRYTELVEEKYKLFGELYKTFTKGGLICCSIESPNQEEQEVETDWGLLKGHTYTMTDIRKIRLGERLVEVFSAEKLYMIRLRNPLGRQEWSGPWSEISEEWQQLTAGDRKNLGLVMSDDGEFWMSLEDFCRNFHKLNVCRNVNNPIFGRKELESVLGCWTVDDDPLMNRSGGCYNNRDTFLQNPQYIFTVPEDGHKVIMSLQQKDLRTYRRMGRPDNYIIGFELFKVEMNRKFRLHHLYIQERAGTSTYIDTRTVFLSKYLKKGNYVLVPTMFQHGRTSEFLLRIFSEVPVQLRELTLDMPKMSCWNLARGYPKVVTQITVHSAEDLEKKYANETVNPYLVIKCGKEEVRSPVQKNTVHAIFDTQAIFYRRTTDIPIIVQVWNSRKFCDQFLGQVTLDADPSDCRDLKSLYLRKKGGPTAKVKQGHISFKVISSDDLTEL